One Bacteroidota bacterium genomic window, ATTTGATTATATAAATAAGATGGACTGAAACGAATTGCATTTGGATCAGCTCCTGTAGCTGCAGCAGTTAAAACTGTTTGTGCACCATAAGCACTGCTCCATGCTACACAACTTCCCTGTTGTCCCTGGTTAAGCCGGTTGGGTGCAAATTTTAATAGTGATACTGCTTCAGGTAAAGGATTTTTTGTATTATCATCTTCCAATCCTTCGTACACAGATGCTTTGTTAAATTCATCAGGACTAAAATTGTAACCACTTTGAGAAAACAGGTTTGTGATCTGAGACACATTACAACCGCCTTTATTCATAAAGAAATAAGCTCCTGCTGCAATAACAAGCAGAAATATTATTCCTTTCCCTTTGAACAATCCTAACAATAAAGGAAGTAATGCCCCAAGCCCGCCTCCTCCACCAGGGAAATTTGGTCTACGGCCACCACCGCCATCGTCATTATCACGTGGCTGGTTAGGATCATCTGTCATTCGGATAGGCATAGAAGTAATTTTAGTTATTGGGAATAGAAATTAAATTTAAGAAGTTCAGATGAAAAACTATGCCACAAGATTGTTTCTGAATAACTAAATTCACGTTTCAACACTTGTTATGCTGTTAGTGCTATTGATCTTTGCTGGTATTTATCTTGTGTGGATCTTGCTAAGGCCAAAGAAAACTGAACGAAAAAGATTCAGTCTTCGTGAAAGAAGAATGCAGCGGGAAGAAGAACGAGAAAATGCAAAAGAAGATTAATCCATCAATTGATTGCGCAGCAGATCATCCATCACTTCTCTTTTTCTTATCAGTTTTGATTTACCATTTTCAAATAAAACTTCAGCTGGTTTGTAACGTGAATTATAATTAGAGGCCATTTCAAAACAATAAGCACCTGCATTTCTAAAAATCAAAAGATCACCTTCTCTTGTTTCAGGCAACTGACGATGTGAAGCAAATGTATCTGTCTCACAAATATTACCTACCACATTATAGATTTTCTTTTCACCACCAGGATTCGAGATATTTTCTATTTCATGATAAGCATCATAAAACATGGGGCGAATGAGATGATTCAATCCACTATTTACTCCAGCAAATGTGATTTCACCGGCAGGCTTTATCACATTCACTTGTGTAATGAAATACCCACATTCACTCACAATATATTTTCCCGGCTCAAACCAAACCTGTAAATGCTTGCCATTATTTTTCCCAAACCATTCAAACTCTTCTTTTACTTTTTTTCCAAGCTTTTCAATATTGGTTCCTTTTTCACCAGCTTTGTAAGGAACTTTAAATCCGCCTCCGAGATCAAGCACTTCCAGTTCGGGAAAATGCTTAGTTACTTCAAACAACACTTCAATACCTTTTGCAAACACTTCCACATCTTTTATCTCGCTGCCGGTATGTATATGCAATGTGCGGATGAAAATATTATTGTCCTTAATAACTTTTAAAACTTCATCAATGTTTTCCAACGGCACACC contains:
- the lysA gene encoding diaminopimelate decarboxylase gives rise to the protein MPLELTPEQLKQAAAEYGTPLYVYHAERIKEQYENLLHSFAGCDARFFYAAKALTNINVLKYVNSIGCNVDCSSVNEVKLALKAGLAPQNVLYTSSNISFEEIMEAKELGVHINIDSISNLEKFGKKYGHSYPVGIRLRPNIMAGGNLKISTGHAESKFGVPLENIDEVLKVIKDNNIFIRTLHIHTGSEIKDVEVFAKGIEVLFEVTKHFPELEVLDLGGGFKVPYKAGEKGTNIEKLGKKVKEEFEWFGKNNGKHLQVWFEPGKYIVSECGYFITQVNVIKPAGEITFAGVNSGLNHLIRPMFYDAYHEIENISNPGGEKKIYNVVGNICETDTFASHRQLPETREGDLLIFRNAGAYCFEMASNYNSRYKPAEVLFENGKSKLIRKREVMDDLLRNQLMD